One region of Nitrososphaerales archaeon genomic DNA includes:
- a CDS encoding CDGSH iron-sulfur domain-containing protein → MAKVVIKAAENGPSLVIVDGKTITALCRCGASNNKPYCDGSHQKIGFKAKEAEVKIL, encoded by the coding sequence ATGGCAAAAGTTGTAATCAAAGCCGCTGAAAACGGGCCTAGTCTGGTAATCGTTGATGGAAAGACCATAACTGCTCTATGCAGATGTGGCGCTTCTAATAACAAGCCTTATTGTGATGGCTCTCATCAAAAAATAGGGTTCAAAGCGAAAGAGGCTGAAGTGAAGATTCTCTAG
- a CDS encoding DUF367 family protein translates to MKLLVYMLKQDDPKKCTAAKLVHFRIASSVRKIPRRSLVLNPFSDFVLCKSDAMLANAITVIDCSWERITKTFNQNFLGINRKLPLLLAANPVNYSKLGKLSSAEALAGALSILGFNDLAFEVMNKFKWGHTFFELNGELLKEYANAGDPDEIQRIQKEYFVIEGKP, encoded by the coding sequence TTGAAGTTATTGGTATACATGCTAAAACAGGACGATCCAAAGAAGTGTACTGCAGCTAAACTAGTACATTTCAGGATAGCAAGTTCAGTACGTAAGATACCGAGGAGATCGTTAGTGCTGAACCCTTTCTCCGATTTTGTGTTATGTAAGAGTGATGCCATGTTAGCAAATGCAATTACCGTAATAGATTGTTCATGGGAAAGAATCACTAAGACATTCAATCAAAACTTCCTTGGCATAAACAGAAAGCTGCCACTGTTGTTAGCTGCCAATCCAGTAAATTATAGTAAGTTGGGAAAGCTTAGTAGTGCAGAAGCATTAGCAGGGGCTCTAAGCATCTTAGGATTCAATGACCTTGCATTTGAAGTTATGAACAAGTTCAAGTGGGGTCATACATTCTTTGAACTAAATGGGGAACTTTTGAAGGAGTATGCTAACGCTGGAGACCCAGACGAGATCCAGCGTATACAGAAAGAATATTTTGTAATTGAAGGTAAACCTTAA